Below is a window of Apium graveolens cultivar Ventura unplaced genomic scaffold, ASM990537v1 ctg3306, whole genome shotgun sequence DNA.
ttacaattaattgccattatctgccacaagttataattatacataattgattctcaaaagtagatggtatgatctacagatagatctacctctgcagctatagcagctatgatctcaacgggaaggcgcggggcgcttcccacgctcttgcgctgggtctgcttgagtctggccatccttcctaactgttgttgtgtgatgaagaaataaagcaagagtgagcattacagctcgcaagataatatatagtgtaatcaataatgcaagtatctaatagataacttactgaaaacctttatcaaaagtaagataattacttactggatataagcttaaaggaagatgaagttaccaaatacttcactatacttatatcatttataaggctacttgaactaccactgttcaaagtattataggtttaaaaaaggtcatcccatagatgagaccacaagttaagacttgaatagattcaatctttgaaatattattgaatgaaataaagttacgagatactttatttagtcccgatatatatccacatatatatctcttaaacatttcctggaacctctgttatgtaaagtatgaacagagtttgtaacatccaatgaatttcggaaaggaaaagaattttggcataaacccgatatcttgctgatcaggcaaagataccaataagtaaacttttctacttgtagatggatgaatcccccaccggtcatcaccctggccacataaggaccttgtgctggaccgccacccggcctcttacgcgttgatggactgccaccaagccacttacactttgatagaccgtaccccggcctgtcgcttatgccgactcaattagatgggcttacttcccgaacgttgggtaagtaatcaattcatttgttttctcaaaacagcaaccacgttgcgaatgtaaaatgcaccacagagctggatcccccaggttttgagcgagtatttaaatcccctttgaaaggaagatcttaaatataaaaaaatgagttttggggtccactctaactttaaaaatcattttgaagactcgaaaacatttttaagaatgtttggagtactgctgatttattaaaataaatcaatcccgatatattagaaaatatctgaatattattatttaaataatattctcataaagataatccttataaaaataatcgaagtagaagttttaaaacttatacttgaaatggatattaaataatcaaagatatacttatatgaaagtactatctttatttgaataatcgaaaataagtttgattattgacaccttattctttaataaaataaagaatatatttcagtaataagcggagtcataatacctcgaatgaatattataaataatattcattaaataaaataaaggagtcatacatcctcaaatgaatattcaaataatattcaattaataaaataaaaggagtcataagccctcgaatgaatattcgaaataatattcaacaaataatataaagttatcgaataacccttattcgattaatagttgtgaaaactataaccatgtatatataaatatatatatatatatataaaatctactcgggatcctcgactcccggttttagaaaatgttttcacctttgggtccctatactaagggtatatgcaaattaccgatattctctagcataggtattatcaactgaaccaacagatatatatggcaagaatacgaaacaggcatgcatatgtaccatatcacatgctacaatatatcgcaagaatttgttaataacaaatatgcatttatcgcaagatcatgcatatacacatatacatcacaacaacagttataatgggtagaaaacttgcctgagcgactgggggtgataaaaggctcgggacgagtctggtaacctataaacaacaagtaagttggaattaaaccaaagtcacttgtaaatctatactttaactaacttagactctaacgcttgttttgcgcttactgattctcttaagtcactcgagtaccctcggctccaccatttttaataatttaaccattacgagtttcaaggcgattctttcgcgggtgtcttaccaactgcttaacactcttaccataattgtttcatacactaattaaccctttttggtctttaacctatgtttcaaagtaaggcgagcggaaaagtttcgttcgcgaaacgccgttacttaaaacggtcgtttctcctaaaccgtacatcggaatcaaacgaactacatatcaaaatgaagctcgtaacatgaactatctaaacatggcaatggtcaacatctagcagggggttctcgggtcctaatgttatgaacaaaagcagtctaaagtaaatcggacattacgacggctatgtttacgcgatttcccaaatttaaaccaactcaaaacaaccacaattcaaccccaattcacaacccaatcaaaactccatccaaaatacattacaacagccccaaaccaactcattataatccatttacttactcctaaaacttgaatttaaactatactacattctttaaccaaatcttaagatttcaacaaatcaatcaccaccattccaacccaaactcttaaacaaacaagtttcaagctactctttactctaacaaccaaaatcaacctaatatacaaattaaagctagggtttggagatgatataccttccttgaagtggtgtgagtagctaagaagccttaggaagccttgaggagtcttaggaaagcttggatcttaaaggaaaaacaagaaaatcaagttaaaattcttgaagtcactattcattgtcttcttcattgatttcttgaagaagattgagaaagaattgaaggcttaaactcataagatagccataactatgcataaggatgactagggaattatcttaccaatttaggaagccttgatcttgagttttgaattttgttttctttgaaatagtaaaaagccgagagcatgaagaaaataaaatgccttgtgttcttgttttgatgaaaaatgaattgtttggcttggttggttgaatgcttgatttgtttttggttaattaccaatttaaccttgatttttgtgtggttaataaccatccacatctccttcctccttatgtcatgcttgtgtcactttgtgatgtcatcatccctcctttgtcctctttctattggttgggtgacatcatcctctctaatccctttaattaacttcctaattgtttgcctaatgaccgctgatctgttatacggttcgcttaactttcgttttcgtttatcgtttgagggatcatacccgggatcttattacttaggttcccttaacctttctcaatatattatattccttttatgatcctctcttataatcctttaatttaaatcctttttatcctgttacctcatactcaattctttccgtatctagtggattttcgggaaaaatcaaagtgttcgaaattggattctgacgatctttacatacacttatataccatatagagtactaataaaatctcagaatatccataacagaacccctacatagtgtggcatgaaaagttttctcattcagctaaaacactattcataagggttacaaaaagttcaaaattttgggggttattacagttgcttatttgttttacggttcgtttaactctcgttctcgttaatcgtttgagggatcatatcctgGATCTtgttacttgggcttccctaaacctttcttaatattttatactcctttaatgatcctctcttataatccttgaatttaaatcctttaaatcatgttaccttatactcaattctttcggtatctagtggattttcgggaaaaagaATAGTGTCCGAACTCGAATTCGGACAACCTTTACATACACTTTTATACtatatggaatactaatatgatctcaaAATTTCCATAACAGTGCTCCTATATATAGTGGTCTGATAATTTTACTCAATTATCAAAAGTTattattcatcagggtttcaaaaaatccaaaaattggggttattacagtctcccctcaaaaggatttcatcccggaatcagatagataatagttggggatgcttttctagcattgcgctttctaactctcaagtcaattcttCCCACATTGTGGCTTTACCAtaaaactctgactagtttgataacccagttcctaagcacttgctcccttcaatccataacccttactagttgctccatataggtcaagtctggttgcatgtctatgcgctcgtatTTTCCTATATGTCCCACATTCGGATTAAACTTTgttaacattgatacgtggaacacgttatgaacttgctacaggttcggggtagggctagttcatttgataacttcccaatacgtcttaataaTCCAatggtccaacaattcgtggacttatctttcctttctttccgaacctcatcaatcctttccaaggggatacctttaacaacaccaggtcccctatttcatactctttgtcctttcgagtcaaatcagcatacctcttcTGTCCATCCTGGGgttgctaccagccgtcctctgattagatccactatgtctttggtcctttggactacttcgggtctgagcatcttgcgctctccaacttcattccgatacaagggagatcggcaTTTTTTTCTgtacagggcctcgtaaggcgacattcGGACACTGTCATACCATCCatcgtcgtaagaaaactcaatccgtgctaagtgatcattctaaatttctttcaagtctatcgcacaaaCTTTCATTATATCTTCTAGCTCTAAAGCTTTCGCTTCTCAATACACTACACCATAAGTGGACTACTGCAATGTTTTTTTCAAAAGCGTTACAAGCACTTCGTTGCGGTAGTTCAGAAATCTGAGGTCTATTGTAACATCATGAAATTGGTGTTACAATAGCCGTTAACATAGTGTTACATGAATGTGACAGTGTTACATGACATGTAACAGTAGTACGTGGTGTTACAATAggtattattttaattttttaaaattaaagtaaTTATATTATCATAAAGTTACATTTAAAATTCTATTCTGGATTAATCATTactataaaatattatatttaatattatatatattttaaaattattacatttaatttaaaaaaacaaataaaaatatatatatatttatatataaataataaaaaacatTTTTTAcctatataaataaataatcatttaatttacaaataaaaaataaaatgaaattataGTTTCGAGGTGAAAATGTCTGGGCGGTAGTTTTCCCACCAAATGAAAATAGACGGTCAAAAACAAACAAGCAGACAGACccctacatatctcccacacaTCTCTCTTTCCCTCTCTACGGACacatctctttttctctctcgAACCCACTCTGTTCTTCGATTTAAACGTGGATTCAAGTATGGATTAGGTACTTGAATACACAAACAAACACACTTTATTGGATTTAGTTACTAACACATCGATTTTTCTCTTGCAGATAATTAGGTTTCTTCGATTTGGGGCTTCTTCGATTAAGTGGTAATACATCTTACATTTTCATTTTTTACTCTTGCATTTAGTTGTATATCTTGTATAAACTGTTTTAATAATAGTTTATATCTTCTATTTGAGGGtattgaagtttttgaggggattAAAGTGTTTCAGGGGATTGAAGTGTTCCAGGGGTTTATGCATTTATATATCTATATGTTTATATGTTAATGTTTTTTATATTTGTTCGATTGGGTTTATTGTGTGAATGTAATTTTGTATCTGGCTTGCTTGctttcttcttcctgttttttcTAAATTATAATTTACCTTATTCTAGTGCCTTACTATTGCTTGCTCCACTACTTTGATCATTATTCTCTTCTATATTTTTGATGTAGTATTCAATCACCACGCTAATTATAGTGACCGCATAGTTTAAATGTATTTTGGGGTATTAATTTCTTCTTCTATTAGATGATTGAAACTTTTAGAGAAACACATAATTGTTTCTCTGGCGAACTTCTATCAGGATTGTCCTGTTAAAACTTGGAAATCATTTGAAACTTGGAAATTATTTGAAACTTGGAAATCATTTTCATCAGGCTAGGTTTGTCCCTGTTTCTTTGGTGAATTTCTAGTTGAGCTAACATTATTGTAATCTCACCGGTACAGTACTAATAATTGCTCAATATCATTTATGCTAGTGTTATATTTTGTACGATTCTGTTAGAAATGATTTAACAATCCTTTTAAATAAGGGCACATGTTCATGTAAAGAAAGTGGTAGAAGTTTAAATGATATGCAACTTAAGAAGAGGAAAATACCAGCAAGGCTATCTGATTTTAGCATATGTATATTCATCTTTTCTACTTCTTTGTATTTAATAAagaaatataaatattaattgaatatatttaataaaatatataaaaataactcatatattaaattaaatatatttattgaagAAAAAAATGTAATAATTAATCGGATAATAAAACTGAAccaacaaaatattttataatgaTTAACCGGCTAattaatcaatataaataatcaataatttttaaaacaGAGCTACAAATGCGTGTTGCATACAGAGAGGGGTGCCTTGCTGCCGGCTGGATTAGACAAAGATTAATGAATTATGAGCTGTCCGTGACTCCATGGTGGAGCTTGTCTTCAAATACTCCATGGTGGAGCTTGTCTTCAAATACTCCATGGTGAGTTCTGCTGGAATTTTTTCCTGCCAAATACTCTTTCAAATGTATATTCATCTTTTTTGCTTCTTTGTATTTACTTTGTAATGTTCTAGGTTCTGTGAAGTGCTTCCCGGAATCTCCCTATGCATATCATTTATTGTTAACTGCAGCAAAGCGAATAGTAATGCTTAAAACTTGTGTAGTACGTATTTTCCATCTTAATTATCCATCACCAATAAAAGTACAAAAAAGTATATAGCTTCCAATGTAGTGGTGCCTCAACCCCAAGCTTTACATTACCTCGATGCATGCTCACATTACAGTTTAATTTATCCAAATTATAATTTAATGCTTTGAATTGTGATATAAGGAAAAGCTTATCCATACATACATTAACGAAAAGCTTGAGGGTGTTATTACCTTTGGTGAAAAGTCTCGGTTGGGAAGAAGTATGAGGCTAAAGTAAAAGCAGCCTATGCAGGCATTCCTGTGGTTATAACCAGGTATACTTTGTTATCATTGCGATCAAGGGATCATATCCCTTCAAAGTTCAAACTGTTATGGGAAACTTCTTTCTTGAAAAGAAGTTGCAATCCACTTACATATGTTTGCAACAAAGGGACCAGCAAATGTCCCTTCCCACAATGTTTGCAAGAAAAATAGCTAGGAACCTGCTTGGTTTGCTTGAATTTTTTTAAGAGTAATCAGTTCTGTTAATTGATCAAGTAAAATGTAAATTACGCTATGAAACCGGCACATCacttattaatttttaattacaAAGCTTCTAATGTATAGACAGGATGTTATCCAAGATCATTCTCGCtgttttcttaaaaaaatatCTTTTCTTTGTATACAAAAATACATCTTTACTGATCCCTGTCACAAATTTGAACTTAGGCTTTTGCAATGACTGGATGGAGACTTGGATATATTGCTGGTCCCAAACAATTTGTTTCAGCATGCAATAAGATTCAAAGCCAAGTAACTTCTTTTTACTGTAATTACAGTTAACATAACATGCATGGGGTACAAAATTATTAGTGTCAAGTAACTTGATGTTATCAGATTCAATTATTGTTAGTGTTCAAGTTGTTCTCtaattctgaaaattatagaTGTAATCTTAGGACATAGCGTCATTTGTAGAGATTCGTAATCAGCAAGTTGCTCTAAGAGATCCAAATATACCTAGATATGAATATCTATCGCTTTTCTCAGCTATCAGTTTGACTGTATTGCAGCTTTCATACACTAAATCATGCTGATAGTATTTTGACTAGGCTGCAATTTTATACATTGGCTTAATAGAAGTCAAGgtacaaataaatgtaaattgTATCTCTGAACAAGGTGTTACGACTGTACAGTACTATTTATATGGCTGATAAACTATTCAATTTTATGAATTCTATCATATTAAAATAAAATGCAAGGAAGATACATTTTCAGTTTAAGTACAACTATAAGCTTTTTTCAACAGTATTAACGAATGTATTACTGGCCCACACATGTTCTATATTTAAGATGGTAGAAATCCTCAAGATCTTGTTTTTGCAAAATGTTCTATTTTTATGATGTGATGCAGCATGAAAGAAAGAACAAATGTGCTAAAGCTAATTTTTCACCCATTACTACATGCTCAACATGATTTAATGTTATTCAATTAATTTGAATTCCCAACTAATCTCGCCTATTCTGATTGTGATTATCTTTTACTGAAGTTCACATCAGGTGCCAGCAGCATATCTCAGAAAGCAGCTGTTGCTGCTTTAGAAATAGGCTATGCAGGTGGAGAGGCAGTTTTAACAATGGTAAAAGCATTTCGCGAGCAACGAGATTTTCGTGTGAAAAGCTTTGGGGAATTAGGTGTGCCAATTAGAAGGTGTGCTTTGGGGATTAGGCTATGTAAATGTAGTCCAGTACATTAGCATGAACACTTTGTTTTCACTTTTCACGTCCACAGAATAACTATAAAAGTAAATTTATCTTTCTGTTTTAAATACTTGTATGATTACCAACTGACACACATAATGAAGATGCTAATCCAAAGTGATTATCAGATTTCTTCCATTTACTACCCTGGCATTGTAGACTAATTTTAAATCTTGCATTTCAGGTTTATATAATTGATGCGAAGAAATTTTCAGATGAGCCAGTTCCAGTGATTACGCTACCAAGCAGAGTTCCATATGGTTTTCATGGAACTTTTATGAGAAAAGGAGCTACATAAACAAGTTTGAAGACACGAGCCCTACAAAACAGATAGAGTGGTTTCTTGAACAAGCAGATTGTGTATGGCTTAAGCCTTAACCCCACTATAGTTATAATCAAAAAACTATTTTGATTTCTCCGACTTTAAAAGATTTTGTTGGTGATTGGGATGGTTTGGAGAATTTAATTTTATCTAGTAGTTTGGTTTGCTGAGACTCTAATGTATGCAACTTTGATATTTTGTTGATTATGGATTGTTCTAAAAACAAACCATTTATTTCAAAAATGTTAAATTTAACTGTTACATTTGCTTGTTCTAGTGTTTTACATATAATGTTCATTACATATGTTACTAATGTTAAGATACATCTAGTAGGACCCACATTGAGTCCCGGACCCACATGTAGGATCCATATTGGGACCCATTTTTACAAAATAATTTCAACCTAATGTAACATCTATAAAACGTTACGATTGGAAATGCAGTGTTACATTAGGGGCCTATTGTAATACTTTTAATCCTGTTACAATAGGCAGCCAAAGTGTTACAATAGGGGGCTGATGTAATGATCGCAAGTGCAACGCCCCTTACTGTTTTTATAATAGGTCTATTGTAATGCTTTTCTGGTCAATTGTAACAGTAGAAAGGCATTACATCAGGCCATCTATGACGATactcattcttttctagttcgtaagcgttactatcttccatacCTAATACTATTTTGGCTATACTTTTACTCGCTAGCGTTCTacaaccttttaataattgcgtcaaccttagtatcacaaacgtgttagattcggaataccaccgcactgatactacttcctttctagctgcttctatcttcaaaagattgatccatcgtatagaagtaaaagaatttattgagagatcactatgatcatgaacacttgttacatcgcatagttagtacagaaggttgtcagcctttagtacttaacaagtaattaaacaacatgtggtatcctactaggcttctatcacacaagtagatagtcattcgacaatacctccccttctagaagggttgttcttctcagtttacacgaaatgaaaaggagagaaaaagaataattttaagaaaaatatggtcacaaaatatatgttttggaatctacctctgaactatagaggtttatcataggagaacgaaacatatatgtatatatatcaacatcaagtattatcgcatcgcaattcacatgcctgaatatttactatttcGTTCATCGttttatggacccatgctcttactcaagcttataaacaatcacctttgaaactccctcgacattgaaaattgAATATGGGATTTCATTTTAGACATCGTCATTACCAGAATTCTACGTTTGCCCCACAACCTTCCTCGTTATAGTAATATGA
It encodes the following:
- the LOC141701077 gene encoding bifunctional aspartate aminotransferase and glutamate/aspartate-prephenate aminotransferase-like isoform X4, translated to MTGWRLGYIAGPKQFVSACNKIQSQFTSGASSISQKAAVAALEIGYAGGEAVLTMVYIIDAKKFSDEPVPVITLPSRVPYGFHGTFMRKGAT
- the LOC141701077 gene encoding bifunctional aspartate aminotransferase and glutamate/aspartate-prephenate aminotransferase-like isoform X1 yields the protein MVELVFKYSMVELVFKYSMAFAMTGWRLGYIAGPKQFVSACNKIQSQFTSGASSISQKAAVAALEIGYAGGEAVLTMVYIIDAKKFSDEPVPVITLPSRVPYGFHGTFMRKGAT
- the LOC141701077 gene encoding bifunctional aspartate aminotransferase and glutamate/aspartate-prephenate aminotransferase-like isoform X3; protein product: MVELVFKYSMVELVFKYSMAFAMTGWRLGYIAGPKQFVSACNKIQSQFTSGASSISQKAAVAALEIGYAGGEAVLTMVKAFREQRDFRVKSFGELGVPIRRFI
- the LOC141701077 gene encoding bifunctional aspartate aminotransferase and glutamate/aspartate-prephenate aminotransferase-like isoform X2, yielding MVELVFKYSMAFAMTGWRLGYIAGPKQFVSACNKIQSQFTSGASSISQKAAVAALEIGYAGGEAVLTMVYIIDAKKFSDEPVPVITLPSRVPYGFHGTFMRKGAT